Part of the Halorussus sp. MSC15.2 genome is shown below.
CGAGTTCTGCACCGAGGCCTGCCGGGACGCGATGGCCGAGAGCGACCGCGCTTGCACGGAGTACCACGGGTTCCGGCGCGTCCGAACCGGCGTCTCGGGACTGGACAGGTTCCTCCCGCAGGGGTTCCCCCGAAACTCGTTCGTCCTGCTGTCGAACGACGAGGGCGCGCGCGACGACGCCCTCCGGGCCGAACTCGTCTGGCGGGCCTTGGAACGCGACGAACCCGCCACCGTCGTCACGTTCACCGAACCGCCCGTCTCGGTGGTCGAGGGGTTCCTCTCGCTCGACTGGAACGTCCTGCCGTATCTGGAGTCGGGCCAACTTCACGTCATGGACTGTTTCACCTACCGAATGGACGACCGCGACCGCGAGCGCATGTTCGAGCGCATGGACGAGTGGAACCGCCACATCTACGGCGTCACGAAGTCGGTGACCCAGACCGTCCGAGACCCCAGCGACGTGACCGAACTCCACAACAAACTCGACAATTGCCTCGAAGCGCTGTCGATGAGCGACCGCGGCATCGTCGTCGTGGACTCGCTGACCGAGTTCGGGACGCTCGTCCAACCCGTGCAGGCGTACAACTTCGTGAAGGACGTTCGAGCGGACGTCTGCAAGGGACGGTTCGTTCCGGTCTTCGCGGGCGGGACGTTCACCGGCGAAGAGGAGAGTTTTCCCCACGACCTCGGCTACGCCGTCGACGGCATCGTGGACATGCAGGTGACGGGTTCCATCGTGAAGGACACGCTCATCAAGCGAATCCGCATCCGGAAGATGAACGGCGTCCTCGCCATCCCCGAGTGGGTCGCCTACGAGTTCACCGCCGGAAAGGGACTGGTCACGTTCGACCCGATAGCCGAGATGGACGAGACCGACGAGCGCGTGGAAGGCGGTGATACCCCCGGCGACGAACGCGGCCGAACTGAGGACGAGTCCGACGCCGAGAACCCGGAGGTCGCCGAGACCGGCGGCGAGTAGACGCGATACCGGCAGCGCGTGGACGTGGGATTGACAGCGAGTGGACGAGAGATTGGTAGCGAACAGACACGAAATTCGGGGGGTGGCAAGCTTCTCAGACATGGAAGCAGTTATCTGCGTGCCAGAGTTAGCCTCTCGCATGCATCAGCGTCCCGCACGGGGGTCCTCGGATTCACAGGTGATAGTATGCGAGTAGTAGCCAAGTTCGGCGGAACGAGTCTCGGAAGCGGCGACCGAATCAATCGGGCCGCCGACTCGGTGGCCGACGCCGTGGCGCAGGGCCACGAAATCGCGGTGGTCGCCAGCGCGATGGGTAACACGACCGACGACCTCCTCGACGAGATAGAGTTCGAGACCGACGAGTCGGACAGGGCCGAAATCGTCAGCATGGGCGAGCGAACCAGCGTCCGGATGCTGAAGGCCGCCCTCGCGGCCCGCGGCGTCGAGGCCGTCTTCGTGGAACCCGGCAGCGAGCGCTGGCCGGTGTTCACCGACGAACACGGCGAACTCGACGCCGAACGGACCAGAGAGGCCGCCGCGGAACTCGCCGCGGAACTCGACGGCGTGGTCCCTGTCGTCACCGGGTTCCTCGCGGAGGACCCCGAGGGCAACGTGACGACGCTGGGTCGGGGCGGTTCGGACACCACCGCCGTCATGCTCGGCAACTACATGGACGCCGACGAGGTGGTCATCGTGACCGACGTCGAGGGCGTCATGACCGGCGACCCCCACGTGGTGGAGGGCGCGCGGAACGTCGGCGAAATCTCGGTGGACGAACTCCGTAACCTCTCATTCCGCGGCGCGGAAGTCGTCGCTCCGAGCGCGCTCTCCTACAAGGACGAGAACCTGAGCGTCCGCGTCGTCCACTACCAGCACGGCGACCTGCTGGCGGGCGGCACCGACATCATCGGCGAGTTCGAGAGCCTCATCGATATGCGCGAGGAACGACTCGCCTGTCTCACGGTCGCGGGCCGGGCCATCCGAAACCGACCCGGCATCCTGCAGGAACTCTCGACGGCGCTCGGCGACAGCGACATCAACGTCGATGCGGTGGCGAGCGGGATGGACTCGGTCACGTTCTACGTGGACGAGACGGTGGCCGAACGAGCAGAGAACATCCTCCACCGCGAAGTCATCGAGGAACAATCGCTGTCGAGCGTCACCGTGGACGACGACGTTGCCGTCGTCCGGGTGATGGGCGGCGAACTCCCGAACCAACCGGGCGTCATCCGGAACCTCGTCAACCCCATCGCGGACGCCCACATCAACATCCACGACCTCATCACCAGTGCGACGAGCGTCGCCGTCTTCGTGGACTGGTCGGACCGCGAGGAGACGCTGGACATCATCCAGAACGAGTTCTGAAGCCCCGGAACGTTTTTTACCGGTTACGGACAACTCCCGAGTATGCCATCCGAACCCCCGAACGGTGGTCGCGTCCGCCAGCCACGGCGACAGTCCGCGGGGTTCGGCTTCTTCTTCGCGTCCTGACCGAGCGGCGGACTCCCGGGCCGGGCGAGGACCCCGGCGGGGACGAAACCGTTCGCTCGCGGCCGCCTC
Proteins encoded:
- a CDS encoding ATPase domain-containing protein encodes the protein MHGTDDSAPETADAADPDSEVSDAALNSSEPPNSDRCDYCRLPIPTDPVTLERGGTVYEFCTEACRDAMAESDRACTEYHGFRRVRTGVSGLDRFLPQGFPRNSFVLLSNDEGARDDALRAELVWRALERDEPATVVTFTEPPVSVVEGFLSLDWNVLPYLESGQLHVMDCFTYRMDDRDRERMFERMDEWNRHIYGVTKSVTQTVRDPSDVTELHNKLDNCLEALSMSDRGIVVVDSLTEFGTLVQPVQAYNFVKDVRADVCKGRFVPVFAGGTFTGEEESFPHDLGYAVDGIVDMQVTGSIVKDTLIKRIRIRKMNGVLAIPEWVAYEFTAGKGLVTFDPIAEMDETDERVEGGDTPGDERGRTEDESDAENPEVAETGGE
- a CDS encoding aspartate kinase encodes the protein MRVVAKFGGTSLGSGDRINRAADSVADAVAQGHEIAVVASAMGNTTDDLLDEIEFETDESDRAEIVSMGERTSVRMLKAALAARGVEAVFVEPGSERWPVFTDEHGELDAERTREAAAELAAELDGVVPVVTGFLAEDPEGNVTTLGRGGSDTTAVMLGNYMDADEVVIVTDVEGVMTGDPHVVEGARNVGEISVDELRNLSFRGAEVVAPSALSYKDENLSVRVVHYQHGDLLAGGTDIIGEFESLIDMREERLACLTVAGRAIRNRPGILQELSTALGDSDINVDAVASGMDSVTFYVDETVAERAENILHREVIEEQSLSSVTVDDDVAVVRVMGGELPNQPGVIRNLVNPIADAHINIHDLITSATSVAVFVDWSDREETLDIIQNEF